From the genome of Paralichthys olivaceus isolate ysfri-2021 chromosome 4, ASM2471397v2, whole genome shotgun sequence:
tcccacccccccaaccaaactccactccccgcccgctctccgcttccccaacgggcgctgaccttcggggacgtgtgcatttatcagacccgtggtgccccggctgctttggtgacacttgatgacctcgaactgatcgctggccctcgtggtggcgacgtctcattcgaatgtctgccctatcaactttcaatggtactttttgtgcctacaatgaccacaggtaacggggattcagggttcgattccggagagggagtctgagataaattattattaaattattgatgaccatatacgacaaagaatgacataatgtgccacactcacggctgatgaagggctggatgctgagggtcaatgaattgtgtgagatgtgtcaaatctgttggttattatttttgttcattatcatatgtaaacaaatggaggcaagatttttaaaatatattttgcattgaagaaataattgtctgcattcagattgagctctatatcatcaaatcagtaatgattggatgactaatgtgaataacaaagacataaatattacataaaacaatccttttagcccagtattaagtggaacatagtaaattaagttaaatggaaacagtcaaacacatatgcagaagcattgacaattgtattgatttaatatacacacatacatatattaataatatgcattttcattaatattttatgccagtgacagtattcgaccaacactcacaaagcactgctcaatagccatgaatctatgaatgaaattaaaatatgaaacctttatttgcagtgtcaaatcacattgaacacatgaacaacacacaacaatacaatgcttaatcacagaatgtcagtgcctgtgttgtgcatcaatagctctcacacactaaaatcacatagatcaacatgtaaatatacatcctctcaattatttcgcatcagttttagaaaccagccagcatcaaggtccacactttcctgacacacaaacacacacacacattttttacaaacacgaatccaaacatgctgcagaaatgcacaattccccatgctctcagtgacacacaatgcaacaattagtttgcaaaaatgtacccacttcccggtgatggtaaagtagttgactacagctgctctacagttttttccattttcattattttattttcatcctactacatttattttataatgcttgtgctgttaagatttcacactatgtacctactgacacatagacttatattttgttgatgcttatgtacatatctacatacttaatttaacacttcatagcatatttcattaattccctcaagcatatcacacattatctaatggatctgaaatccttgattgattttcttcatttggtcaagagactgacctcagtctcagacagggatcaatTAGCTATCAGTGcgacatgtgtatagtagccgcctagctcaggatttgtgtatgctccgcagtgatgtgcatcatatagaagtcaacctgataaacccccaggggccgccatgttgtgcagttataaatattgccatggaaacggttgcttcttaaaaatcttctttgatgattgatgtggcggcaaccatcaaagggattgctggcctgcaaatccttatcaaatccaatcaaagaaccaaaaactctagacattaaaggatatttctttggtcctctgaactaccaaacataaataacaagttcccttgcttcaagttattagcttgtgaaaataacagaccgtcaactgagaagaccacagtcctcattagtgaagacaacaatcctgcctacggagacaaccgctgatttgttcagtaaaaattcatcaagaagacactgctctcataactacaaatccccctttaccaaaatggaaatcctggtaagaattatttttttttagaaatgtatgttcaggttgtgttgagtggacttttaataatgaattccatgtttctatttttcaggcatgtggaacaatgcagtctgagattaaggctctgaaagagaagctcaaacagaacgatgagcttctgattcgggagaaggagaaaatgacagctcactctaaagcccacaatggcaaactggctgtacaaagcaacaaggtgaaggctctggaagaggacaatgtggctctgaaggagaaggtggcccttttgaaaaggtatttgagcagggttgagcttgtggtgacagagatggaggaaaggcaagctcacagccaaaagattgactccatggacaaggagactcaaaccagcgatctgcttcaggatgagaataatgctcttcaagaagagctgatgaagctcagagcttcttatcatgaggtctgtctgaatcagactaccaaccaggagaagttcgcctgagctccaggaggagaagcaggaaaagaacgttctccaagaagagctgatgaagctcagagattcttatcatgaggtctgtcaaaatcagactaccaaccaggagaagttcaacactgagctccaggagaagaaggttctccaagaagagctgatgaagctcaaagcttcttacaatgtggtctgccactgtcatgaagctgatgtttccagtcgggagctcaatggagagagtaaggatgatgtcactgaggagaagtctctctccagtgttctccctgagaaaccaaagaagacttcactctggaagagaatccgccacgctctggggttgagaaaaccacagtgttggaagtagtcagcagcgcccatccaacagcacctgagctgaccttacccagtgttgtaatgtaacgaagtacaaatacttctttacatttctacttaagtagaaatttcacatatctgtcctttactttgttatttttatttctgacaactttcacttttactccactatatttcctaagtaaaatgtgtacttttactccaagacatttctcctaaccatcttcgttactcattactacaaattaaaatcagaagaaatttgagttggtgacgtaatgccgtaaactttttgtggtatatacgtgtgactgcaatatatattatgccagtggttggcagtgtcactcgatgtaccccatgaagaagagagtgactgtgactggtacctgaataagaaagagtgaagtttgttcctctgaattagcttccagcaggcctgcctggagcagactgctaaaaccttccaaaggcagtgacgcgagagcctgcctaagaacttcagcacaattggccacgacacaaggtctgaccagcagatgcacaacaggagccacaaaccaacaagaccacttcactcgacttcaaacagcacatccaaaaaggaactttccctctttttcatggacgggtaacacaactgggctctattattacgctaggctatgcaaaggactgtttagtcctatttctatttcatgtgatgtttataagtttgaattgtgttgttgtgatatttggtaatatgttatttgaaagttaatgttagttctgttatactgatcagtttctttgcatgcatctaactactttctttaacctggcaccaacacctcacaaactcatttccacaaacttaacacatacatgtgatctcagccacatggtctcaaaactccatcttcattaatgttgcataagtgtgaattttgccaacctctttttttttttttttttttttttttaatatactttatttttcgTTTTACATATGagcataaaacaacaaacaagtaaacaaaagaGTGCTAGGACACGACAGTACACACATTTGGAAGCAGGTATAAAGAAGTTAAGCATAGGTGCAGTACAAAATACAGATATTTCTCGCTTTTGATTGGAATGGAGTGAGATAGAATCAGGAGTCTTTATGTTTGTAGCGATCCCATTTTTTCCAGTATTCCTCTCCTTTATCCTTTTGAAGCCGCAGCACAAAAGTCAAATTCTCCATTGCCTGGATGGAGTTTATAATGTTTGTTAAGAGTCTCATGGTAGGAGGATTCTTCTGGAGCCGGCATTTAGTAATTGCTTTTTTACTTGCAACCATGAAAATCTTCATTAGGTATGTGTCTCCATTACTGAGACCTTCAGGGAGTTCTCCAAGATATAAACAgctaaaagaaaagtcaaatattaTGTCCAGAGTTTCCACAATTAACTCTCTCACTCCCCTCCAAAAAGGCAGAATACAAGGACAAGACCAAAAGACATGAACACAATCTGCAGAAATCCCGCCACACTCCCTCCAGCAGGAGACCTGCGTACTGCTAAATTTTGATGTCTGGTTAGGGGTAATAAAAAATCTCATCAAATTCTTCCAACAGAAATCTCGCCAGAAATAAGAGTTTGTGGAAGTGGATTGATTTTTCCAAATTTGAAGCCACGTTTCTTCTAGAATTACTATATTAGCTTCTTTTTCCCAGCGTTGTCTAATATAATCTGTTGAGATTTTATTCAATAAAGTAAAGCTTTTGTATAGTTTTCCAGTGATACCTTTAGTACTTTTGGAAGCATAAGCATCTAtaaaaattttaattattttcgaGGGTTCAGTTAAATTAGGGGTCTTTATTGTTTCCAGAAAAAAGTGGCGGATCTGTAAGTAACGATAAAAATCTTCTTCACCCAACTCATAAGATTTACACAAATCCTCAAAAGATTTTAGGTTTCCGTTCTTTATTATCCTACAGAAGGAGGTGATTCCTCGCTTAGTCCATTGTTTGTACCTATGGTCCTGTAAAGCTGGAGGGAAGTATGGATGGAATGCAGGCCAGCTCAACACTCCAATCTCTCTACAGAGCTGATATTTCTTTACTACATCTGACCACATCTTCAGAGAGAAACTAGTACAATGATTATGTAGCTGGTGAACATCACTAAACCTACCAGGGCAACCCAGAACTGACTGGATAGGTATTTCAATTAAAGATAGCTCAATATCTTTCCACCTAGCCTCATAAGATGGGTTACACCAACATACAAGATACCTCAGCTGAGCTGACAGATAGTAATCTTTAAGACAAGGCAGGGCCACGCCACCCCTCTCCCCCGGCTGTTGTAAAGTTGAGTATCTCACCCTTGGTCGTTTGTTGTTCCAAATAAATCTTGAGAAATGTTTATCCCACTCTCTGAATTGTTTTGCAGGAACCTCTATTGGAAGTGCTGAAAATAAGTATAATAGTCTTGGGAGAATATTCATTTTGATTGTCCGAATCCTACTGCCGAGGTCGAGGGGGAGCAAGCTCCACCTGCCCAGATCAtcatatattttcttatttatctgtttataaTTAACATCATATAGTTGTGAAAGGTCTTTTGTCAATGAGACACCAAGATATTTAAGTTGTGATTGGTGCCAATTAAATTGGTGCCTGCCCATCAATTGCTTTGAGGGCTTAAAACGGAAGGTCAAGACTTGGGTTTTTTGTACGTTCAGTGTATAACCAGAGTATTGCCCATACGTTCCCAGGATGTTCATAAGCAATGGGATACCAGATTCAGGATTTTTAATTGTGACAAGGACGTCGTCCGCATATAAAAAAATTTTGTTCTGTACACTTCCCACATCTATACCCACCAGAGCCGTCTCCTCTCTGATAACCTGGGCAAGGGGCtcgataaaaaaattaaaaagtaatggACTTAATGGGCAACCTTGCCTACATCCTCGTTGTAGCATTATTTGATTCGAAAGGCTCCCATTAATTTTTATCCTCGCTGTTGGGGAGGAGTACAGCATTCTTATGCATTGTATAAATGAATCACTAAAACTAAATCTTTCCATAACTTGAAATAAGAAATCCCATCCTACCGAATCAAATGCCTTCTCGGCGTCTAGGCTGAGAAGGACTGCGCTTGATGTTCCTTTTGAAATTTGATTAATAATGTTTATGGCTCTTCTAATATTATCGTGTGTTTGCCTATTACTTATAAAACCTGTTTGGTCCTCATCTATCAAGGAAGGCATTATTGTGTTTAATCTTTTAGCCAATATAGCTGCATATAGTTTATAGTCTATGTTTAAGACACTTATTGGTCTATACCCTTTGCAGTCCATTTTGTCTTTTCCCTCCTTTGGTATTACTGAAATAAATGCCTCGCTCCATGATGGCGGGAGAGCCCCACCCCTGAGAGTGTAGTTGAAGGAAGCCTTCAATAAAGGAACCAAGAATTCTTTCATGCACTTATACCATTCCGGAGGAAATCCGTCACAGCCTGGTGATTTATTGGCTCTAAGATTTGAGATTCCATTATCTATTTCCTCGGTTGAGATTTCACAAATTAACTCCTCGTTTTGATTTTTACCTATTGAGGGGAGATctaaagaagagagaaatgtttgaatTGTAGGTCTGTCTGATTTGTCTGGCTGTGTATATAGTAATCTGTAATATTTTTCGAATGCACTCTGAATTTCCTCTAATTTAGTAGTTACCTTATTTGTGATAGGATCCCTAATTTTGTGGATTGAGTTTTCTGCTTGCTGTTTTCTAATTCTCCATGCAAGTATTTTAGACGCTTTAGGCCCTGCCTCATAATATCGCTGTCTTaggaatttcattttttttttcaatttcctcACTAAGAATTTTGTCTATCTCCTGCTGAACAGGCCTCATTTGCTCACGTAAAGAGGGGTCGTTGTTAGTAGTATGAAGTAGCTCAAGATTTTTTAATTGCTTCTGCAAGTCTGACAGCTTTTTATCTCTGATCTTTTTTAGCCTAGCACACTTAGCTAGGATTTTTCCTCTAAGAAATGCTTTTGCTGCATCCCATAGAATTGCAGGACTGACTTCTCCATTATCATTATGTTCTAAATAAGTTTCTACTTCCTTGGCCATTTCGGTTTTAAATGAATTACTATTTAATAAACCAGTATTCAGCCTCCATAAAGTAGTTTTAGGATTTCTATCTAAAGTAAGTTTCAAAGTTAAGCCTGAGTGATCAGAAATATCTCTCTGTCCAATTGTGCAATATTTCACTGTggcgttcgaccacgccacggggttcccctcacgacagccagagacaaaccagtccaaccatttcTTGTTCAGCATCTCTTTATTAACGTGAAACTGAAACTTACAGAAcattaacttaaagggtccagcactttctgctggaccgtCAGCTTCAgtctctcttccccagtgtgtgtcctcagtgtcctGTGCGTTCTTAGTGCGTTCTGTGCGTTCttcccgaggcagctctgctgcctccttttaaagtctgaggatcaatcagctaacagctctcacctgtgctgattgatcctctgtggtgcaggtgaaggtgctctctccgccccttcacctccacatacccccaccgtcaAATTCAGGtccgggagctatccggcctgaactactcccccccctcccctccggccaggggaggaacccagcccACCGACTGAGGCGCTCGGGGGGTCGAGCAGATGGGCGTCGCGGGACGCGGCATCTCTCaggcggcctggaaggtgggcgccgccgcacgggcaccttggaccccggagcaggtgggcgccgccgcacaggcaccttggaccccggaacagtgGTGCGCCGCAGTCCGGGAGACCCACCCATCGACGCCGGGTCCGCCGGTGTCAGCTTCCCTGCCGACCGAGGCACCGGAACCGaaggtctcggcttccccgccgacctcagcgctgg
Proteins encoded in this window:
- the LOC138407364 gene encoding girdin-like → MEILACGTMQSEIKALKEKLKQNDELLIREKEKMTAHSKAHNGKLAVQSNKVKALEEDNVALKEKVALLKRYLSRVELVVTEMEERQAHSQKIDSMDKETQTSDLLQDENNALQEELMKLRASYHEVCLNQTTNQEKFA